From a region of the Mercurialis annua linkage group LG1-X, ddMerAnnu1.2, whole genome shotgun sequence genome:
- the LOC126665318 gene encoding uncharacterized protein LOC126665318 translates to MLGQYVKKNHTLLNGCRVFFIPYRKMHSGKKMAMEFTGLLFNNTSVIPDHRAVYPVWRFCRLIERWQLSHSFCTNNQNVKSVLDSQDVISSVENGELDCGDASVVKGENILDEKSIDFTKISSSLLPTVILVGRPNVGKSALFNRLIRRREALVYNTPDDHVTRDIREGIAKLGDLRFRVLDSAGLETEATSGSILQRTASMTANVLARTHFAVFLIDVRAGLHPLDKEVGKWLRKNAPGITPIVAMNKSESLCDGTGSIIEAADEARTLGFGDPIAIAAETGLGMTTLYDSLRPLLVDYMLKVLKNNCNQHNNNDSSHADGSSEVEESKLPLQLAIVGRPNVGKSTLLNTLLQEERVLVGPEVGLTRDAIRAQFDFQGRTVYLVDTAGWLHRTGKDKGPSSLSIMQSRKNLMRAHVVALVLDAEEIANARRSMTHSEVVIARRAVEEGRGLIVIVNKMDLLRGKQNLKLFEKVMEAVPLEVQTVLPQVSGIPVIFISALEGKGRIAVMHQVIDTYEKWCSRLSTARLNRWLRKVMGRHSWKDQAAQPKIKYFTQVKARPPTFVAFTSGKTRLSDTDLRFLTKSLKEDFNLGGIPIRIMQRAVPQKIPVSRSKSSHSTGKMAESIVSDKKHITV, encoded by the exons ATGCTGGGACAATACGTGAAGAAGAATCATACTCTACTTAATGGCTGTCGTGTTTTCTTTATTCCTTAC AGGAAGATGCATAGTGGAAAAAAGATGGCAATGGAATTCACAGGTTTGCTGTTTAATAATACCAGTGTTATACCTGATCATAGAGCTGTCTACCCAGTTTGGCGATTTTGTCGATTAATAGAAAGATGGCAGCTTAGTCATTCATTTTGCACAAATAATCAAAATGTGAAGTCAGTATTAGACTCTCAGGATGTAATATCTAGTGTAGAGAATGGCGAGTTAGACTGCGGTGATGCCAGTGTTGTCAAGGGGGAAAATATTTTGGATGAAAAATCGATTGACTTTACCAAAATCAGCAGTAGTTTGCTTCCAACTGTCATTCTCGTTGGGCGCCCGAATGTGGGAAAATCAGCACTTTTCAATCG GTTGATTCGGAGGAGGGAGGCTCTTGTATACAATACGCCAGATGATCATGTTACTCGAGACATCAGAGAAGGCATTGCTAAATTGGGTGATCTCCGGTTTCGTGTGTTGGACTCAGCTGGTTTAGAAACAGAAGCAACTTCAGGGTCTATTTTGCAAAGAACAGCGAGCATGACTGCAAATGTGCTTGCCAGGACTCACTTTGCAGTTTTCCTGATAGATGTTAG AGCTGGACTACACCCATTAGATAAGGAGGTCGGAAAGTGGTTGCGTAAAAATGCTCCCGGAATTACTCCTATAGTAGCAATGAATAAATCTGAATCACTTTGTGATGGTACTGGATCTATTATTGAGGCGGCAGATGAAGCACGTACGCTAGGATTTGGGGACCCTATTGCCATAGCTGCTGAGACAGGGCTGGGTATGACAACACTGTATGATTCCCTTCGGCCTTTGCTTGTGGACTATATGCTCAAAGTCCTTAAGA ATAATTGTAACCAACACAATAACAATGACTCTAGTCATGCTGATGGCTCAAGTGAAGTTGAGGAATCTAAGTTGCCATTGCAGTTGGCTATTGTAGGGCGGCCAAATGTTGGAAAGTCAACCTTGCTAAATACTTTGTTACAAGAAGAACGTGTGCTGGTAGGCCCAGAGGTCGGTCTGACTCGAGATGCTATTAGAGCTCAGTTTGATTTTCAAGGAAGAACTGTATATCTG gtaGACACTGCAGGTTGGTTGCATAGGACAGGGAAAGATAAAGGACCATCATCCTTGAGCATAATGCAATCAAGAAAAAATCTGATGAGAGCTCATGTGGTTGCATTGGTACTTGATGCAGAAGAG ATCGCAAATGCCAGACGTAGTATGACACATTCTGAAGTAGTTATAGCAAGACGGGCTGTGGAAGAAGGACGTGGGCTTATTGTCATTGTGAACAAAATGGATCTTTTGCGAGGAAAGCAAAATTTGAAGTTATTTGAGAAGGTTATGGAAGCTGTTCCTTTAGAAGTTCAGACAGTACTACCGCAG GTTTCAGGTATACCAGTTATATTTATTTCAGCATTGGAGGGTAAGGGCCGGATTGCTGTCATGCATCAGGTCATTGATACATATGAAAAATGGTGCTCGAGATTATCCACGGCTCGGCTGAACCGTTGGTTGCGCAAG GTTATGGGCAGGCATTCCTGGAAAGATCAGGCGGCGCAACCCAAGATCAAGTACTTCACCCAGGTGAAGGCCCGTCCACCAACTTTTGTTGCCTTCACAAGTGGAAAGACTCGGCTTTCAGATACAGACCTGAGGTTCTTAACAAAGTCTTTAAAGGAAGACTTTAATTTGGGCGGCATTCCCATCCGGATCATGCAGCGCGCCGTTCCTCAAAAAATCCCAGTGAGTAGGAGCAAGAGCAGTCATTCCACCGGCAAGATGGCTGAAAGTATTGTTTCTGACAAGAAGCACATTACCGTGTGA
- the LOC126666124 gene encoding cinnamoyl-CoA reductase 1, with protein sequence MANNYKNKEAVCVTGGNGFIGSWLIRTLIDHGYTNLHASIYPGSDPSHLLNLLPPTNHVTLKLYEADLLDFHALCEAVQGCQGLFHVASPCTLEDPKDPEKELVLPAVQGTVNVLEAALKFKVRRVVVTSSISALVPNPNWPSGKVFDESSWTDLDYCKSRQKWYPVSKTLAEKKAWEFAEKHGMDVVTIHPATCLGPLLQPSLNASCAVLLQLLEGSNDTQEYHWLGAVHVKDVAEAQVLLFESPTASGRYLCSNGIYQFGDFADTVSKLFPEFPVHRFNGETQPGLTACKDAAKRLNELGLIFTPLEDAVRETVESLKSKGFLNHIS encoded by the exons ATGGCAAACAATTACAAGAACAAAGAAGCAGTGTGCGTGACAGGAGGCAACGGGTTCATAGGGTCATGGCTAATACGCACCCTAATAGACCACGGCTACACCAACCTCCACGCCTCTATTTACCCCGGCTCAGACCCATCTCACCTCCTCAACCTCCTACCTCCCACTAACCACGTCACCCTCAAACTCTACGAAGCAGACCTGCTCGACTTCCACGCCCTCTGCGAGGCCGTCCAGGGTTGTCAGGGTCTCTTCCACGTGGCATCACCTTGTACCTTGGAAGACCCCAAAGACCCAGAGAAGGAGCTTGTGTTGCCTGCCGTTCAGGGTACTGTTAATGTTCTTGAAGCTGCTTTGAAGTTTAAGGTTAGGCGCGTGGTTGTCACTTCCTCTATCTCTGCTTTGGTTCCTAATCCTAATTGGCCTTCTGGCAAGGTGTTTGATGAATCTTCTTGGACTGATTTGGATTATTGCAAGTCTAGGCAG AAATGGTATCCGGTGTCGAAGACACTTGCTGAGAAAAAAGCTTGGGAGTTTGCAGAAAAGCATGGAATGGATGTGGTGACAATTCATCCTGCTACATGTTTAGGTCCCTTATTGCAGCCCAGTTTAAATGCTAGCTGTGCTGTGTTACTTCAACTGTTGGAGGGCTCAAATGACACTCAAGAATATCACTGGTTAGGAGCTGTGCATGTCAAAGATGTGGCTGAGGCACAAGTTTTGCTGTTCGAGTCTCCTACTGCTTCTGGTAGATATCTATGCTCCAATGGTATTTATCAGTTTGGAGATTTTGCTGATACTGTTTCCAAGCTCTTCCCTGAGTTTCCTGTTCACAG GTTTAATGGAGAAACTCAACCAGGCCTGACAGCTTGCAAAGATGCTGCCAAGAGATTGAATGAACTCGGGCTAATCTTCACTCCTCTTGAAGACGCTGTTCGAGAAACGGTGGAAAGTTTGAAATCCAAAGGCTTCCTCAACCACATATCATAG
- the LOC126669067 gene encoding uncharacterized protein LOC126669067 isoform X2: MQMNSPTPSTRSWSISEDSLRRYVEFASESCIQELLAASSDSNRSEGWKVLQTSENGVEISKRRSGSFHAFRSRWLLTSVSPHQFFTVANAIDAARQWDSDLVEARYIRDLEENLSIIGLRFGDNSKPLFRNREFIVYERRETMEDGTLVVAVASLPKEIAAGLHPKKNNAIRGLLLHSGWVVEKLHDDSCMVTYVVQLRWQLEQFGVR, translated from the exons ATGCAAATGAACAGTCCAACACCTAGCACCCGATCTTG GTCGATAAGCGAGGACTCATTGAGAAGATATGTAGAGTTTGCAAGTGAAAGTTGCATACAAGAATTGCTAGCGGCTTCCTCCGACTCCAACAGAAGCGAGGGATGGAAGGTTCTTCAGACTTCAGAAAATGGTGTAGAGATTTCCAAACGTAGGTCTGGTTCTTTTCATGCTTTTCGTAGCAGATGGCTCCTAACATCTGTCTCTCCTCACCAATTCTTCACCGTTGCTAATGCCATTGATGCTGCCAGG CAATGGGATTCAGATCTTGTAGAAGCGAGATACATAAGAGATCTTGAGGAAAATCTGAGCATAATTGGACTGAGGTTCGGAGATAACTCGAAGCCTCTCTTTAGGAACAGAGAATTCATAGTATACGAGCGTCGCGAAACAATGGAAGACGGAACCTTG GTAGTAGCAGTTGCTTCGCTACCGAAGGAGATAGCAGCAGGATTGCATCCGAAGAAAAATAATGCAATCAGAGGCTTATTACTGCATTCGGGTTGGGTTGTGGAAAAGCTTCATGATGACTCTTGTATGGTTACATATGTTGTTCAG CTGAGGTGGCAATTGGAGCAATTCGGAGTGAGGTGA
- the LOC126669067 gene encoding uncharacterized protein LOC126669067 isoform X1: MQMNSPTPSTRSWSISEDSLRRYVEFASESCIQELLAASSDSNRSEGWKVLQTSENGVEISKRRSGSFHAFRSRWLLTSVSPHQFFTVANAIDAARQWDSDLVEARYIRDLEENLSIIGLRFGDNSKPLFRNREFIVYERRETMEDGTLVVAVASLPKEIAAGLHPKKNNAIRGLLLHSGWVVEKLHDDSCMVTYVVQLDPAGWLPKWFVNRLNTKLVMIIENLRKLAQDCPTHAHA; the protein is encoded by the exons ATGCAAATGAACAGTCCAACACCTAGCACCCGATCTTG GTCGATAAGCGAGGACTCATTGAGAAGATATGTAGAGTTTGCAAGTGAAAGTTGCATACAAGAATTGCTAGCGGCTTCCTCCGACTCCAACAGAAGCGAGGGATGGAAGGTTCTTCAGACTTCAGAAAATGGTGTAGAGATTTCCAAACGTAGGTCTGGTTCTTTTCATGCTTTTCGTAGCAGATGGCTCCTAACATCTGTCTCTCCTCACCAATTCTTCACCGTTGCTAATGCCATTGATGCTGCCAGG CAATGGGATTCAGATCTTGTAGAAGCGAGATACATAAGAGATCTTGAGGAAAATCTGAGCATAATTGGACTGAGGTTCGGAGATAACTCGAAGCCTCTCTTTAGGAACAGAGAATTCATAGTATACGAGCGTCGCGAAACAATGGAAGACGGAACCTTG GTAGTAGCAGTTGCTTCGCTACCGAAGGAGATAGCAGCAGGATTGCATCCGAAGAAAAATAATGCAATCAGAGGCTTATTACTGCATTCGGGTTGGGTTGTGGAAAAGCTTCATGATGACTCTTGTATGGTTACATATGTTGTTCAG TTAGATCCTGCTGGATGGCTGCCCAAGTGGTTTGTGAATAGGCTCAACACAAAGCTGGTAATGATCATTGAGAACCTCAGGAAATTAGCACAAGATTGTCCAACTCATGCTCATGCATAA
- the LOC126685908 gene encoding probable methyltransferase At1g29790, producing the protein MELKKHAHQNKYKFKILVLVILTNLLTAYIFAGPSLNLKLPSSPYANHHQLAATHLLIADFLQKLNSTNFLVQALLIELTSTLQQNEKLTQLPAKFNGIDNLSNEVMLAIGPHKLPLGYSPRAGSDEVYPPAGAACMRYQEDLVKYMTYQVGGECPVDDAFAQRLILKGCEPLPRRRCRPRSPPNYVEPTPLPDSLWAIPADTSIIWDPYTCKSYECLVNRKNAPGYFDCKDCFDLLGREKTRWMFDNGGIDYGIDQVLKYKPPGTIRIGLDIGGGSGTFAARMKERNVTIITSSMNLDGPFNSFIASRGLISIHVSVSQRLPFFENTLDIVHSMHILSNWIPDAMLEFTLYDIHRVLRPGGLFWLDHFFCTGSQLNETYIPMLDRVGFKKLRWNAGKKLDRGMHKNEWYFSALLEKPMT; encoded by the coding sequence ATGGAACTGAAAAAGCATGCACATCAAAACAAGTACAAGTTCAAGATACTTGTCTTAGTCATTCTAACCAATCTTCTCACTGCCTACATCTTCGCCGGTCCGTCTTTAAACTTGAAACTGCCTTCTTCACCCTATGCTAATCATCACCAGCTCGCTGCTACTCATTTACTCATTGCTGATTTCCTCCAAAAGCTCAACTCCACCAACTTTCTTGTGCAAGCTCTTCTTATTGAACTCACTAGTACCCTGCAGCAGAATGAGAAACTCACCCAACTTCCTGCAAAGTTCAATGGTATTGATAATCTCTCCAATGAAGTTATGCTAGCGATCGGCCCTCATAAGCTCCCACTCGGGTACTCTCCAAGAGCGGGATCTGATGAGGTATATCCGCCCGCCGGTGCAGCCTGTATGAGGTATCAAGAGGATTTGGTCAAGTACATGACTTACCAAGTTGGTGGGGAATGTCCAGTTGATGATGCATTTGCTCAGAGGTTGATACTTAAAGGGTGTGAACCTCTTCCTCGTAGAAGGTGTCGCCCTCGATCTCCGCCTAACTATGTCGAGCCAACTCCATTACCGGACAGCCTCTGGGCAATCCCTGCAGATACCAGCATTATCTGGGATCCTTATACTTGTAAGAGCTATGAGTGCCTTGTCAACCGCAAAAATGCGCCTGGCTACTTCGACTGCAAGGATTGTTTCGACTTGCTTGGGAGGGAGAAGACGAGGTGGATGTTCGACAATGGAGGAATCGATTATGGAATTGATCAAGTTCTCAAGTACAAACCTCCAGGAACTATCCGTATCGGACTTGACATAGGAGGTGGGAGTGGCACATTTGCTGCAAGAATGAAGGAAAGAAATGTTACCATCATTACAAGCTCAATGAATCTGGATGGTCCTTTCAACAGCTTTATTGCATCGCGGGGATTAATCTCAATTCATGTTAGTGTTTCTCAGAGGCTTCCGTTCTTCGAGAACACGCTGGATATAGTTCATTccatgcacatcctgagcaacTGGATTCCAGACGCCATGCTCGAGTTCACACTCTACGACATACATAGGGTGTTGAGGCCAGGAGGACTTTTTTGGCTTGATCATTTCTTTTGCACAGGATCACAGTTGAATGAGACTTACATTCCAATGCTGGACCGCGTTGGATTCAAGAAGCTAAGGTGGAACGCTGGCAAGAAGCTGGATCGAGGAATGCACAAAAACGAGTGGTATTTCTCCGCCCTGTTGGAGAAACCAATGACATGA